A stretch of DNA from Gemmatimonas sp. UBA7669:
AGGCTTGAGCACGTAGGCGAAGCGCTGAATGTCCGTGCCCCACACCCCCCACACCTTGATGCCGAAGTCGATCTGAATGACATCACCGTGCTGAATGACACGATCGCTGGCATGCGAATGCCCACGATCCGGACCCGAGTTGACACTCGGGTTCTGCGCCGGACTCCAGCCGTCGGTGACGCCGAGTTCGCGCATGCGGCGCTTGAGGAATACTGCGAGGTCGCTGTCACGCGTGACGCCCGGCTGCACGATGGCGTAGGCTTCGTGCTCGAGTTGCGCCGTCAAAGCGGCGGCGCGACGCATGATGTCCACCTCCGCCGGCACCTTGCGCGAGAGCCAGTGACTCACGAGCTCGCCGCTGCTCACCAATCGCGCGCTCAACTCCGGACCCAGCGCGCGCTCGAGTGCGGCCTTCTGTGATGCACTCAGGCCGTCGGCCATGGAAAGATTGCCGCTGTTGATGGCAATGCGCTGCGCGTTGGCGCGCCGCAGTCGCTCGGCCACACCACCCAGTGGACCGCCGGATTCGGCCGTGTACACCACCACCGAATCGTGCACACCAAGTTCCCGCAGGGCGATGGCTTCGCCGAAGCCCGCGAGAATCACACTGTGCACACGATCGGCCTGACGCAGAAACAGAATGGCGCTCAGCGCACCGGCATTCTCTCCACCCACGTGCAGCGCCAGCGGGTCGTTGGCGTTCTCGCGTACCAGCGTCACCCAGGCGTCGACGTTTGCCGCCTGCATGGCCGCCGGCAGCAACGTGCGAATACGCTCCTGCCGAATGCCTGGCCACGGCGAGGGCCCCGTGAAGTCGAACTCCCCTTTGGCTTCGGCCCGAACGGCCGACTGTGCGTCTGCTGACTCAGCGCACAGTCCGCCAACCGTCGCCGCCAACACCATCGCGAGCCCCGCACGCGTCCATCCCATCCACGTCATCGTGTGCCCATCCGTCAGTGTGTGTTGCCTTCGTCCACCGCCCGCTGCCGTTCGGCAGCCAGCGTCCAATCCACCACCGGGGCCACATCGGCGTCGGCCATGGTCAAGGTGGCCACAGCGCGTTCAATGACCGGTGCCCCGAGTGCTGCCGGCAGCGCGCGACCAAAGGCCAGCTCCGCCCGTCGACACAACCGTTCCTCGCGGGCCATGGCATCGGGCGCCGATGACTGACCGCCAACGCGTCGGCGAAACGCATGCACCCGCGCATGCACACTCTCGTGCAGAATGCTCGACGCCACTGGCGACGCCGGAATGTCGCGCCGCGCGAGAAAGGTCAGCTCGGTGAGAATGATGCGTTCATCAGGAAAGTACGCGCCACGTGTGGGGAAGCGCATGACACGAATGCCGCGCACATCGCGCTGCATGTGACGCAGCCGCTCCGGTGCAAAACGCGCGATGAGGGCCAGGGCCTCATCAAGACGCTCGATCACGATGGCGTCGTCGATGTCCGGACGACTGTTCTGCAGCTCGACCGCCACCCCATGCAGGCGCATGGGCTCAGTGTTGCGCCCCAGCAAACGGGCCCACCACGACATGCCGTCCTCCGAACGCGAGGGGAGCGGCGTCGGGGGCGGCTCCCGTCGACACCGTACCGGTAAGCTAGCCGCACGTTCGGCCTTGGCGAAACAGTGACTGCGCGCAATGGCCTCGGCAGCCTGCTGGCGGGATGACGACTTGTTCGTCATGTTCTGCCGTCAGGATCAGACGACGTCGTCATCCGCCATTTCCCTTGCCCATGACCACTCCGTTCGACGTGCGTCATTTGTTCTCGAGTCTTCGGGCCCGGTTGCTCTTGCTGGTCGTGGCGGCCTACCTGCCGGCTGTGGGGATGACGCTGTGGACGGTACAACGCGATCGGGCCGACGCGCTCGCCGCCATCCAGACGCGCCTCCTGCAACTGCTGGCGGACGCCTCCGTGGACAACGATGCGGCCATTCTCTCCGGTCGACGGATCGTGGGCACGTGGTCGCGGGTGCCGGCCCTGGTGTACGGAGATCGCGCGGCCTGCGAGGCCGAGCTGCGCAGTCTGTTGCGCTTTGCCCCCACGGTCTCGTCCCCCACGCGCATTGACTCCACCGGGCGTGTGGACTGCGGTGGCCGCGATGCCTCGAGCATCGGACGCTACGTCGGCAACAACCCCATCATGTCGCAGGTTCTGGCCACCGACTCCACGGTCCTCGGTCCGTACCTGAAGGCCGACAGCACGCGGGAAGCACTGGTCCCCCTCAACATCGCGTTGCGCGACAGCACGGGGCGCGCGCGCGGTGTGCTCTCGGTTGGTGTGCGCCTGTCGTGGCTGCAGACGCTCGCGCGTGACACCGAACTGCCGGAGAGCACCACCGTAGCCCTGGCCGACTCGACCGGTCTCATCATCGCGGCACTGCCATTGCATGCGAATGTCGGGCGCCGCATGCCGGAACTGGCCGCCGTCATGGCGGACGACCGTGCGCGCGGCGTCGCGGAACAAGGTGCCACCATCCGCCCCACCACGCTCGGCTATGAGCGTCTTGTGGCGCATCGTGCGCTCACGTCTGCGCCGGGCACCTTCACCCGCGTGGCCATTGCTGTTCCGCCGGAAGCGGCGTTTGCTGCCCCGAACGAACGCACGCGCATCCGGCTGGCGTTGCTGCTCGTGACGGCGATCGTGGCATTGGTCATCGCCTGGTTCGGCGCGGACATCTTTGTGCTGCGCGACGTCAACGCCATCCTTGGCGCCACACGCCGCCTCGGCACCGGCGATCTCTCGGCGCGCACCGGTGTGCAGCATCGCCGCGGCGAGATCGCTCAACTGGCCGAGTCCTTCGACACCATGGCGTCGCAGCTCGAGTTGCGTCAGGACCGCATGCGGCACGCCGAGCGCATGGAATCCCTGGGTCGGTTGGCCGGGGGCGTAGCGCACGACTTCAACAATCTGCTGACCGCGATTGTCGGCAGTGCCGATCTGGCGCTCGAGGAACTGCCACCCGATCACCCGGTGCGTGCGGAGCTGGCCACCATCAAGGCCTCTGCCAGTCGATCGAGCACGCTCACGCGCCAACTGCTCGATTTCTCTCGCCGCACGCCGCTGCTCACCACACCGCAACCGCTCGAGCCCATTGTACTGGACGCGGCGGCGCTGCTGGGTCGCGTGGTGCCGGCTTCAGTTCACATTACGGTGGAGAGTCGCAGTCAGCGGCTCGTGCGCTCTGATGCGGGGCGCATCGAGCAGGCACTGCTCAACCTCGCCGTGAATGCACGGGATGCCATGCCCACCGGCGGCACGCTCAGCATTGCACTCGAGGACGTGGACATTCATGGCAATGCGCCGGACGGCCGTTCGGGAGCAGACGCGACTGCGAATCTCGTGGGGACGGTTCCACCGGGGGCCTGGGTGCGTCTCTCGGTGTCCGATACAGGGCACGGCATGACGGCCGATGTGCGGCGGCGGGTGTTCGAGCCGTTCTTCACCACCAAGCCCGTCGGTCAGGGCACCGGACTCGGACTGGCCATGGTCTACGGCACCGTGCAGCACCATGGCGGCCACGTGCAGATAGACAGCACGCCGGGCGAAGGCACGACCGTCACCATGTGGTTTCCTGCCGCGCCACACGTGGAGAGGCAGCCCGTCACGCCGGTGCGACCCATTGCGAGCATCGAGCGGCCGTCGCAGGTGCTGGTGGCCGAGGATCAGGACGACGTACGAACACTGGTCGAACGGGTGCTCACGCGCGCTGGCTATCGTGTCACACTGGCCGAAGATGGCGCGCAGGCGCTGCAGCAGGTGGCAGACATGGGGAACGCGCTCGATCTGCTCATTACCGACTACGACATGCCCCATGCGCGCGGCGATGTCGTAGCCACTGCGGCGCGGGAGCGGCGCGCCGATCTGCCGGTGCTGCTGATCTCCGGCTTTACCAGTGAGGGCTGGCCGGCGGAGTTGGTGCAGGCCCCACACACCGTGGTACTGGAGAAACCCTTCAGCGCACAGGCGTTGCTTGAAGCAATCGAGCGTGCCGTCAGCGGGGCGTCGGCGTCACCGCACTCGTGACCCAGGCGGTGTACCAGATGTCACGCAGCATTTCCGCGCCGGCACCAAGCCGCGCTACGGCAAACGCTTTCTGTTCCGGCGTGACCGTCTCCGGGCGGAACTGCGTGGCCTTGTCCAGCGCATAGAGCGGTTCAAGCTGCGCGTTGGAGGCCATGAGGAATGCCACCACCGCCGCGCGCAGGTCGGGAAACACCTGTGGGGCGTTGGTCATGGCTGCGCGCACATCGGCTTCCTTGATATGCGCCTGCACAAACTGTGACTCGAAGCGACTGTGGAACCGGTTGTCGGTGGGATAGCCCTTGGGATTGTCACCGACCCAGCCGTTGTAGTGCTTCGAGGTGTGATGCGGGTTGCTGCCGTCGGCTACAAAATGACCCAATACGCCCGCGTCATCGATGATGCGGGCTTCGATCCAGCGTCGCACGGTGGAATCCGGCGCAATGCGCCACATCCGGAAGTCGTTGCGCAGTTTCTGCGAGTACTCGAGGATCGTGAATGGAAGGAAACCCATGGTGGCCGGCGCATAGCCCGCCGCGCGGACGGAATCGGCGAACGCGTGCCGGTCGGGTGCTGCGAACGCTCCGGCCAGTTGCTGCGCATTCAGGAAGTCCAGATCCATGAAATGATCGGGCGACGATCCGCCGTTGAGCGCCATGTCACGGCGGCTCTCGTCACGCGACTTCCAGCGGTCGGGCTCAGGATTGAGATACGACAACTGCTCGGCAGCGTTGCGGAAGAAGGCCGGCATGTCCTCAGGCAGGGCCTTGGCTGCCGTGAGGCCAACAAGTCGGTGCCCGTGATCGCCCCAGGCATTGAGCGTGAGGGGGACACAGAGCAGGGCCGCACTGGCGGCGGCAAGCAGAGACGTGCGGATACGTGACATGGCGACAGACAGTCGGGAAAGCGAACGGGAGTCCTCGACATGGCCAAAGGCCACAGGCCGATGGCCGTTGTCGGGACTCCCGCAAGCTACTCGATCTGCTCACACCGCGAGAGCGTGTCGCGGTGACAGGACGGTCACAGTGGC
This window harbors:
- a CDS encoding M24 family metallopeptidase, whose protein sequence is MGWTRAGLAMVLAATVGGLCAESADAQSAVRAEAKGEFDFTGPSPWPGIRQERIRTLLPAAMQAANVDAWVTLVRENANDPLALHVGGENAGALSAILFLRQADRVHSVILAGFGEAIALRELGVHDSVVVYTAESGGPLGGVAERLRRANAQRIAINSGNLSMADGLSASQKAALERALGPELSARLVSSGELVSHWLSRKVPAEVDIMRRAAALTAQLEHEAYAIVQPGVTRDSDLAVFLKRRMRELGVTDGWSPAQNPSVNSGPDRGHSHASDRVIQHGDVIQIDFGIKVWGVWGTDIQRFAYVLKPGESAPPVEVQRRWDAARRGNRAAFAALKPGATGASVDSAQRVLMTADGSASVPWGTGHSVGYWAHDVGPGLNRSTRRALEPGMTFAFDGFHAWTLPGGRGVWGEGSKTISVEEMAVITENGAEYLVPPQEALILIPATRAIQP
- a CDS encoding ATP-binding protein; its protein translation is MTTPFDVRHLFSSLRARLLLLVVAAYLPAVGMTLWTVQRDRADALAAIQTRLLQLLADASVDNDAAILSGRRIVGTWSRVPALVYGDRAACEAELRSLLRFAPTVSSPTRIDSTGRVDCGGRDASSIGRYVGNNPIMSQVLATDSTVLGPYLKADSTREALVPLNIALRDSTGRARGVLSVGVRLSWLQTLARDTELPESTTVALADSTGLIIAALPLHANVGRRMPELAAVMADDRARGVAEQGATIRPTTLGYERLVAHRALTSAPGTFTRVAIAVPPEAAFAAPNERTRIRLALLLVTAIVALVIAWFGADIFVLRDVNAILGATRRLGTGDLSARTGVQHRRGEIAQLAESFDTMASQLELRQDRMRHAERMESLGRLAGGVAHDFNNLLTAIVGSADLALEELPPDHPVRAELATIKASASRSSTLTRQLLDFSRRTPLLTTPQPLEPIVLDAAALLGRVVPASVHITVESRSQRLVRSDAGRIEQALLNLAVNARDAMPTGGTLSIALEDVDIHGNAPDGRSGADATANLVGTVPPGAWVRLSVSDTGHGMTADVRRRVFEPFFTTKPVGQGTGLGLAMVYGTVQHHGGHVQIDSTPGEGTTVTMWFPAAPHVERQPVTPVRPIASIERPSQVLVAEDQDDVRTLVERVLTRAGYRVTLAEDGAQALQQVADMGNALDLLITDYDMPHARGDVVATAARERRADLPVLLISGFTSEGWPAELVQAPHTVVLEKPFSAQALLEAIERAVSGASASPHS